The sequence AACTCTCGCAGCGCATCGCCGAGCAGATGGGCGCCGATGCACCCGCCGCGGAGCGACCTGCTGAGCCGCACCGCATGCACGGCCCCCGGGTAACCGTCCCGCGTGCCTCCGGCATGATCCAGGGCACCTCGCCGCGTTCCCAGCAGGAGCATCTGGACGACCTCGTACGCCGCTACACCGCCAGGACCCCGGCCTCGAAAAGGATCGCCCAGCGCTACCGCCGCGTGCTGGCCGACAGCCGTGCCGTCGTCGGCTTCCGCACCAGCACCAAGGAAATGCTCTACCCCCTTGCGAGCCGCCGGGCGAGCGGGGCGCGGCTGACGGACGTCGACGGCAACGAGTACGTCGACATCACCATGGGCTTCGGCGTGCTGCTCTTCGGCCACGAGCCGGCCTTTGTCACCGAGGCTGTCCGTGAGCACCTGTCGCGGGGCATCCAGCTCGGCCCCCGCACCACCGAGACAGGCGAGGCGGCCGAGTTACTGGCCGAGCTGACCGGCCTGGAGCGGGTGGCGTTCGCCAACTCCGGTACGGAAGCCAACTCCGCGGCCATCCGCCTGGCCCGCGCGGCCACGGGCCGAGGCAAGGTCGTCACCTTCCTGGGTGCGTACCACGGCCATGCCGACAATGTCCTCGGCCGTCCCCCGGGCGCAGGGGCGGATCGGGCCACCGTGCCCGTCTCCCGCGGTATCCCGCACAGTGCCGTCTCGGATCTGCTGGTGCTCGATTACGGCAGCGACGCGGCCCTGGAGGCGATCGAGCGGCAGGCCGGGGAGATCGCTGCGGTGGTGGTGGAACCGGTGCAGAGCAGACACCCCTCTTTGCAGCCCGTCGAGTTCGTACGGAAGCTGCGCGAGCTGACCCGCCGCCACGGCATCGTGCTGATGTTCGACGAGATGCTGACCGGCTTCCGCCCCGCGCTGCGCGGGGCGCAGGAGCTGTACGGCGTCCGCCCGGACCTCGCCACCTACGGCAAGCTGCTCGGTGGCGGCTTCCCCATCGGAGCCATCGCGGGCCGCGCCGACATCATGGACGGCGTCGACGGCGGCTACTGGACGTACGGCGACGCCAGTTACCCGCCCGCTGACACCACGTTCTTCGGCGGTACGTACCTCCAGCACCCGGTGTCGATGGTCGCCGCGCGCGCCGTTCTCGCGCACCTCAAGGAGCACAGCCCGCGCCTGCAGGAACAGCTCAACGCGCGTACCGCCGGACTGGCCGACACGCTCAACGGCTTCTTCGAGGCCGAGGAGTTCCCCCTGCGGATGAGCCACTTCGGCTCCCAGTTCCGTTTCGAGCACCGCGCCGACATGGAGCTCCTGTACCACCACCTGATGCTGCGTGGTGTGCATGTCTGGGAGTGGCGCAACTTCTTCCTGTCCACCGCCCACTCGGACGGCGATATCGAGTTCATCGCGGATGCGGTGCGGGGCTCGCTGCGCGAGCTGCGGTCGGCGGGCTTCTTCCCGGGCGGCCGGCCCGCGGCCCCGAAGACGGTGGTTCCGAAGACGGTGGTTCCGAAGGCGACGGTTCCGAAGGCAGTGGCACCGGAGCCGGCCGCCCCCACCGCGGCATCCGCCGCAGTGACCGCCATGCCCCGGAACACCGCTGCGGCCACCGCACCCCGCCCGGCCCCCGCGAAGGCGGCCGCGCCCCGCACCCCCGACTTCAGCGTCTACTTCTTCGGCGACTACCCACAGGACGCCGCCACGCCCCGCCACGGCAAGTACGAACTCCTCATGGAGACCGCCCGCTTCGCCGACCGGCACGGCTTTCACGCGCTGTGGATGCCCGAGCGCCACTTTCACTCCTTCGGGGGCCTCTTCCCCAACCCGGCGGTGCTCGCCGCCGCGCTGTCCCGCGAGACCGAGCGCATCCGGCTCAACGCCGGTTCCGTGGTGCTGCCGCTCCACGACCCGATCCGCGTGGCGGAGGAGTGGTCGATGGTCGACAACCTCTCCGGCGGGCGGGTCGGCATCGGCGTGGCCGGCGGCTGGAACGCCAACGACTTCGTCTTCTTCCCCGACCGCTTCGGCCGGCATAAGGAGGTGATGTACGAACAGGTGCAGCAGGTAAGGGACTTCTGGCGCGGTGAGGCGCTGCGGCGGACCACCGGTGACGGCGAGGGCGAGGTGCGGCTCTTCCCCCGGCCCGTGCAGGACGCCCCGCCCATGTACACCGCGGTGGTCGGCAACCCGGAGTCGTACGAGCTCGCCGCCCGCCACGACCTGGGCATCGTCACCAACCTGATGACGCAGAGCGTCGAACAGCTCCAGGAGAACATCGCCCGCTACCGCCGCACCCGCGCCCGGCACGGCCTGGATCCGGACGCCGGCCGGGTGGCCGTCCTGCTGCACACCTACCTCGCGGCAGACCACGACACCGCGCGGACCGGGGCGTACGAACCGCTGTCCCGCTATATGCGCGCGTCCCTGTCACTGTTCAGCGGCGTCACCAACAGCCTGGGGCACAGCGTCGACCTCGCCACCCTCAGCGAGGACGACCTGGAAACGGTGTTCCGCCGTGCGTACGGCCGCTACTGCGACCAGCGGGCCCTGATCGGTACGGTGGACAGCGTCGGCCCGGTGGTGGACGCGGTGACCACGGCGGGCGCCGACGAGATCGTCACACTGGTCGACTTCGGTGTCGCGCCGGACGAGCTGCGCGCGGGCCTCCCCCATATCGCCGCGTTGCGCCGTCGCTACCTGGAGAACCCGGAGAAGCCTGCTGCCCCGGCAGCCTCCGCGCCGGCCGCTGCCGCCTCCGTGGCGGCCGCCCCCGCACCCGTGCCTCGCGACACGCCTGGTGACGCGTCTGGTGACGCGCCGCTGTCGCCGGGACAGGAGCGGATCTGGTTCCTGGAGCGGCTGCTTCCGGGACGTACCGCCTACAACGAGGTCAAGGCGATCCGCCTGGACGGCCCGCTCGATGTGCCTGCTCTGCGCGCGGCTCTGCACGGCCTCATCGCCCGCCACGAGGGGCTGCGCACCGTCTTCCACGAGACGGGAGGCGAGCCGCGGCAGGTGGTGCAGGCATCGGCCCGGCCGGACTTCGAGGTCGTGGACGGCACCAGCCGTCCAAAGGCCGCGGTCCAGGAGGTCCTGGCGGCAGAGAGCGCCCGCCGTTTCGATCTGGCGGCCGGCCCGCTGTTCGTCAGCCGTCTGGTCAGAGTCGCTGACGAGGAGCACGTCCTCGTCCTCTCCCTCCACCACATCGTGGTCGACGCGGCCTCCGCCACCGTCCTGGCCCGCGACCTGTCCGCCCTCTACCGCGCCGGACTCGGCAAAACCGCCCCCGGTCTGCCGGTACTGCCCTGGAGCTACGCGGAGTACGCAAGCGAGCAGGCGGCGTCCGTGGACCATCCCAAGGCCGCCGAGGACCTGGGCTACTGGCTCCATGCGCTGGGCGGTGATCTGCCCGTGCTCGACCTGCCCGCCGACCGGCCGCGCCCCGCAACGATGACCTCCAACGGCCGGGCGGTCTTCCGCACCCTGGATCCGGAACTCTCCCGGCAGCTACGGGAGTTGAGCCGTACGCACCGGAGCACCCTGTTCATGACCCTGCTCGCCGGGTACGCGGCGATGCTGCACCGGGTCACCGGTCAGGAGGACATCGTCATCGGCGTCCCCGTCTCCGACCGGCCGAAGCGGGCCGAGGACCTGCTCGGGTTCTTCGTCAACACCCTCGCGCTGCGCTTCGACCTGTCCGGCG is a genomic window of Streptomyces sp. Edi2 containing:
- a CDS encoding MupA/Atu3671 family FMN-dependent luciferase-like monooxygenase produces the protein MTGLNGVGAALDRDLAAMAELSQRIAEQMGADAPAAERPAEPHRMHGPRVTVPRASGMIQGTSPRSQQEHLDDLVRRYTARTPASKRIAQRYRRVLADSRAVVGFRTSTKEMLYPLASRRASGARLTDVDGNEYVDITMGFGVLLFGHEPAFVTEAVREHLSRGIQLGPRTTETGEAAELLAELTGLERVAFANSGTEANSAAIRLARAATGRGKVVTFLGAYHGHADNVLGRPPGAGADRATVPVSRGIPHSAVSDLLVLDYGSDAALEAIERQAGEIAAVVVEPVQSRHPSLQPVEFVRKLRELTRRHGIVLMFDEMLTGFRPALRGAQELYGVRPDLATYGKLLGGGFPIGAIAGRADIMDGVDGGYWTYGDASYPPADTTFFGGTYLQHPVSMVAARAVLAHLKEHSPRLQEQLNARTAGLADTLNGFFEAEEFPLRMSHFGSQFRFEHRADMELLYHHLMLRGVHVWEWRNFFLSTAHSDGDIEFIADAVRGSLRELRSAGFFPGGRPAAPKTVVPKTVVPKATVPKAVAPEPAAPTAASAAVTAMPRNTAAATAPRPAPAKAAAPRTPDFSVYFFGDYPQDAATPRHGKYELLMETARFADRHGFHALWMPERHFHSFGGLFPNPAVLAAALSRETERIRLNAGSVVLPLHDPIRVAEEWSMVDNLSGGRVGIGVAGGWNANDFVFFPDRFGRHKEVMYEQVQQVRDFWRGEALRRTTGDGEGEVRLFPRPVQDAPPMYTAVVGNPESYELAARHDLGIVTNLMTQSVEQLQENIARYRRTRARHGLDPDAGRVAVLLHTYLAADHDTARTGAYEPLSRYMRASLSLFSGVTNSLGHSVDLATLSEDDLETVFRRAYGRYCDQRALIGTVDSVGPVVDAVTTAGADEIVTLVDFGVAPDELRAGLPHIAALRRRYLENPEKPAAPAASAPAAAASVAAAPAPVPRDTPGDASGDAPLSPGQERIWFLERLLPGRTAYNEVKAIRLDGPLDVPALRAALHGLIARHEGLRTVFHETGGEPRQVVQASARPDFEVVDGTSRPKAAVQEVLAAESARRFDLAAGPLFVSRLVRVADEEHVLVLSLHHIVVDAASATVLARDLSALYRAGLGKTAPGLPVLPWSYAEYASEQAASVDHPKAAEDLGYWLHALGGDLPVLDLPADRPRPATMTSNGRAVFRTLDPELSRQLRELSRTHRSTLFMTLLAGYAAMLHRVTGQEDIVIGVPVSDRPKRAEDLLGFFVNTLALRFDLSGDPGFGGLLDRVRTVALDAYDHAGVAFETVVRELALPRAVDRTPVFQVLAEFQRSEPFRFDLPGIVATPLDAGPDKALTDLTLYFTDQPEGIRCHLEYHTDLFDPDTVERFFTTFRDLLTAAVDAPEAPLSRLAAVAACGEPVPESWQRGPSRTSPDTAVHELVARQAAAVPGRTAVISGGTVLTYRELDERAEQLAAVLQAQHADGSAGDVVALWLPRSADLVVAMLAVLKAGRAYVPLDPSLGRARAQQVIAESGARIVVSTRAEAAALALPGGLTTVTPDATPRRPRRTAAATDRESPCCVLYTSGSTGTPKGVAVPHRAVVDLCRWHHRRFAFTTADRSAVVCSQSFDASILEIWPALTAGASVTIADEAVRKDPLALARWYAGQGVTFSILPTALGEAVLQLPPGNQPPLRHLLLGGDVLRTRPRPEAPYETVNVYGPTEVTVLCTVETVAPQGSPPADGAIAIGRPVDNVRLRVADESGSPVPVGTVGELFVGGPGVALGYLHRPEFTEERFLPDPDGGPAARLYRTGDLVRWTTDGKLEFRGRTDDQVKIRGFRIEPEEVSRVLNSLDGVREAAVLTRRNEGDEAYLAAYAIPADPVGEAPDDRQAFADLMADELAARLPEYLVPRAWEVLTELPLTGNGKLDRARLSPPGLVAAAPRRERRATGEEADAGPGTGAEPGLRTDLVERRIRELWAAEFALDADGIAADASFFDLGGHSITAMRLVNRVREEFGTEYPMVRFYQEPTLRAMTSCLTGETGERGPSGADHGSGAVERRAPATEQQARFASVHARHPLPQVFNVAMRISFSGALDVAALRTALTRLTERHEGLRTRLAKDGEGWQQEVLRPRPVDLSVEDLTARPPQERDAALARAGAEAAETPLDPVGGVPMTLRLLRTGEKTWVLLFALHHALCDGWSVSLLLKELAALYTAAMTGVPHTLTPVPYQPIPYAQWQRDHADAAADERKLEFWLRQLDGVPFGVGLPLDRPRSTIASGQGGMVMFTVPAEVRTAVEQLARQRGTTPFVVTAAALGRMLSQKSGQPDVLFNISYANRERRDFESLVACATTGFALRVRNGAAGPFASLTDQVARTTVECIDQVMPVRRIAPVMRERKGITMPDQLAVGFAYQSSLETDIELPGLTTTVEDLAPAASRADLTVGLVPTGDVLAGFMEYSADLWDRATVEGWARDYVELLRKEVRQAQGG